In Gemmatimonadaceae bacterium, the following proteins share a genomic window:
- a CDS encoding DUF983 domain-containing protein: MPPSAPRPQTQPVSERTLTQFLTLLGRAVRLRCPHCGQAPVLISWGKIHERCAHCHFRFERSSDSYFTGAMFFNLITAEFLFAVGMGTAIVAMWPDINWDYITYGAVGGMAVTPIILYPFSKVLYLTVDTFMRPVRPEECDPTNTRWTRTGV; encoded by the coding sequence GTGCCGCCATCCGCCCCGCGTCCGCAGACTCAGCCCGTCTCCGAGCGCACGCTCACGCAGTTCCTCACGCTGCTTGGTCGCGCCGTGCGCCTGCGCTGCCCGCACTGCGGCCAGGCCCCCGTCCTCATCTCCTGGGGAAAGATCCACGAGCGCTGCGCACACTGTCATTTCCGCTTCGAACGCAGCAGCGACTCCTACTTCACCGGGGCGATGTTCTTCAACCTCATCACCGCCGAGTTCCTGTTTGCGGTGGGGATGGGGACGGCGATCGTCGCCATGTGGCCCGACATCAACTGGGACTACATCACCTATGGCGCGGTGGGCGGCATGGCGGTCACGCCGATCATCCTCTATCCGTTCTCGAAGGTGTTGTACCTGACGGTCGATACCTTCATGCGCCCGGTACGGCCGGAGGAGTGCGATCCGACCAATACGCGGTGGACGCGGACGGGGGTGTAG
- a CDS encoding type II toxin-antitoxin system HicA family toxin, protein MARLERLGFVEVRQRGSHKQFRHDDGRVTTVPVHSGCDIAPSLPRQICRDIRVPIEESVA, encoded by the coding sequence ATGGCTCGTCTCGAGCGCCTCGGCTTCGTCGAGGTCCGGCAGCGGGGTTCTCACAAGCAGTTCCGACATGATGACGGTCGCGTCACGACGGTCCCCGTCCACAGTGGCTGCGATATCGCTCCGTCACTCCCGCGCCAGATCTGCCGCGACATCCGTGTTCCGATAGAAGAGTCCGTGGCGTAA
- a CDS encoding type II toxin-antitoxin system HicB family antitoxin — protein MRTYTAVIERDPETHVFVGYVPGFPGAHSQGDTLDELHSNLREVIAMLLEDGEPPLEAEFVGTQTILVA, from the coding sequence ATGCGCACCTACACTGCCGTCATCGAGCGCGATCCTGAGACCCACGTCTTCGTCGGGTACGTCCCTGGCTTTCCGGGCGCCCACAGCCAGGGCGACACCCTCGACGAACTGCACTCCAACCTGCGGGAAGTCATCGCCATGCTGCTCGAAGACGGCGAGCCCCCGCTCGAGGCGGAGTTCGTCGGCACGCAAACCATCCTGGTCGCGTAG
- a CDS encoding CocE/NonD family hydrolase — translation MNSRIAPARFVSLRALVAAALLAATLGAPLAAQSPAGDDLDRHDVRITVRDGAALYAVVVAPKSPSKALPIMLVRTPYGVSQNLRPGPIPTAYAELAKDGYTFVFQDARGTGRSQGRFIMNGALHDPVKEPNGVDEVTDTYDTIDWLVKNIASNNGRVGVMGVSYPGWLAGVAALSNHPALKAVSPQAPMTDTWMGDDFFHQGAFRQSFGVEYATAMEWPRNLPSPLRINRYDRYDWYLQFLTLKELGARNGIDTLASWRGFKAHPAWDAYWQAKAMQKVWTVPNVAVLNVGGYWDQEDVFGPQEAYRTLEKADTTRRWNHIVLGPWFHGGWSGRETDTFGPMKFGSDVGLYYRANIERPWFFNYLHGDGTAPFKEAYLYEVQGNTWRTFDAWPPREAKASKLYLHGDGTLSFDAPKVAGKNSYSSDPRHPVPYIARPVDGTRWRQWLVEDQRFVHNRPDVLSWESAVLDRDVVIAGDVTAHLFASTTGSDADWVVKLIDVYPDSVGSDPKLGGYQLMVAGDIMRGRYYRSFSVPRAIMPNAVTPFTVDLHQQVYRFQAGHRIMVQVQSTWFPLYDRNPQTFVPNIFEARASDFKSQVHTIHSGPRAPSHIAVGVLPN, via the coding sequence ATGAACTCCCGCATCGCTCCCGCGCGCTTCGTCTCCCTTCGCGCACTCGTCGCCGCAGCGCTCCTCGCCGCCACGCTCGGCGCTCCACTCGCCGCCCAGTCTCCTGCCGGCGACGACCTCGATCGACACGACGTTCGCATTACCGTGCGCGACGGCGCCGCGCTGTACGCCGTGGTCGTCGCCCCAAAGTCGCCCAGCAAGGCACTCCCCATCATGCTGGTGCGCACCCCGTACGGCGTTTCCCAGAACCTGCGCCCCGGCCCGATCCCCACGGCGTACGCCGAGTTGGCGAAGGACGGCTACACCTTCGTCTTCCAGGATGCGCGCGGGACGGGGAGGTCCCAAGGGCGCTTCATCATGAACGGGGCCCTGCACGACCCGGTGAAGGAGCCTAACGGCGTCGACGAGGTGACCGACACCTACGACACCATCGACTGGCTGGTGAAGAACATCGCCAGCAACAATGGGCGCGTCGGCGTCATGGGGGTCTCGTATCCAGGGTGGCTGGCCGGCGTTGCGGCGCTCTCCAATCATCCCGCGCTCAAGGCCGTCTCGCCGCAGGCGCCGATGACCGACACCTGGATGGGGGATGACTTCTTCCACCAGGGGGCGTTCCGTCAGTCGTTCGGCGTCGAGTACGCCACGGCGATGGAGTGGCCGCGCAACCTTCCGTCGCCGCTCAGGATCAACCGCTACGATCGCTACGACTGGTATCTCCAGTTCCTCACGCTCAAGGAACTCGGCGCGCGGAACGGGATCGACACGCTCGCCTCGTGGCGCGGCTTCAAGGCGCACCCGGCGTGGGACGCCTACTGGCAGGCCAAGGCGATGCAGAAGGTGTGGACCGTGCCTAACGTGGCCGTGCTCAACGTCGGCGGCTACTGGGACCAGGAGGATGTCTTCGGTCCGCAGGAGGCGTATCGCACCCTCGAGAAGGCCGACACCACGCGGCGCTGGAACCACATCGTCCTTGGTCCCTGGTTCCACGGCGGGTGGTCCGGTCGCGAGACCGACACCTTCGGCCCAATGAAGTTCGGGAGCGACGTGGGACTGTATTATCGCGCCAACATCGAGCGCCCTTGGTTCTTCAACTACCTGCATGGCGACGGGACGGCGCCGTTCAAGGAGGCGTACCTGTACGAGGTGCAAGGGAACACGTGGCGCACCTTCGACGCATGGCCGCCGCGTGAGGCGAAGGCATCGAAGCTCTATCTCCACGGTGACGGCACGCTCTCGTTCGACGCACCCAAGGTTGCGGGGAAGAACTCGTACTCCAGCGACCCGCGTCACCCCGTCCCCTACATCGCGCGCCCGGTCGACGGGACGCGCTGGCGGCAGTGGCTCGTCGAGGACCAGCGCTTCGTGCACAACCGCCCCGACGTGTTGAGCTGGGAGAGCGCGGTGCTCGATCGTGACGTCGTCATTGCCGGCGACGTGACGGCGCACCTCTTTGCCAGCACGACCGGGAGCGACGCCGACTGGGTGGTGAAGCTCATCGACGTCTATCCGGACTCGGTCGGCAGCGACCCCAAACTCGGCGGCTACCAACTGATGGTAGCGGGCGACATCATGCGCGGGCGCTACTACCGGAGCTTCAGCGTGCCGCGGGCCATCATGCCTAACGCCGTAACGCCGTTCACCGTCGACCTGCACCAGCAGGTGTATCGCTTCCAGGCGGGGCACCGCATCATGGTGCAGGTGCAAAGCACCTGGTTCCCGCTGTACGACCGCAACCCGCAGACCTTCGTCCCCAACATCTTCGAGGCCAGGGCGAGCGACTTCAAGTCGCAGGTGCACACCATTCACTCCGGGCCGAGGGCGCCGAGTCACATTGCGGTGGGGGTGCTGCCGAACTAG
- a CDS encoding glycoside hydrolase family 9 protein encodes MITAFVAQGAALLLAGGIADSAFIRVNQLGYAPDAPKVAVVCALQPVALDAFELRDANARVVLRGRARVSEPFAACAQTWHLDLSRLTREGAYRLSAGALEPVTVRIGRAAYRAAADSLLVYMRQQRSGYNPFFKARVHQRDGIVVGDSPRAGDFVPVSGGWADASDYLQYVTTSANATFVMLKAARDYRRAFGDAFAANGDRGANGVRDILDEARHGLQWLVAMFPNDRELYNQLGDDRDHTFNDLPTTDSSDYGWGKGKERALYPCTGQPQGLFKYKNRATGYASTAGKVAAAMALGAQLLRERDSTFADTLARKAAAAYALGVEFPGACQTAPGRAPYFYEEDNWVDDMELGASQLFALTRDARYLRDGLAYAAKEPVTPWMGADTARHYQWYPWFNSGHHELWRVSRGADRQAMIDYYRRGLEAVVARAGNGFRVGIPFIWCSNNLMASFATQAMLFRQMSGDTRFRPYEQAALDWLFGTNPWGVSMVVGIPDDGRYARDPHSDIARALKVRLTGGLLDGPVYRSIFQNLMYIRLLEPDEYAPFNTGFIVYHDDYGDYSTNEPIMDGTANLTYLLAAVGGR; translated from the coding sequence ATGATCACGGCTTTCGTCGCACAGGGCGCGGCGTTGCTGCTGGCGGGTGGCATCGCCGACAGCGCCTTCATCCGCGTCAACCAGCTCGGCTACGCCCCCGACGCCCCCAAGGTCGCCGTGGTCTGCGCACTTCAGCCCGTGGCGCTCGACGCCTTCGAGCTGCGCGATGCGAACGCGCGCGTCGTGCTGCGGGGCCGTGCGAGGGTGAGTGAGCCGTTCGCCGCCTGCGCGCAGACCTGGCACCTCGACTTGTCGCGCCTCACGCGCGAGGGAGCCTATCGCCTCAGTGCCGGCGCGCTCGAACCTGTGACCGTGCGCATCGGGCGCGCCGCGTATCGCGCCGCCGCCGACTCGCTCCTCGTCTACATGCGGCAGCAGCGCTCCGGCTACAACCCGTTCTTCAAGGCCAGGGTGCACCAGCGCGACGGGATCGTCGTCGGCGACTCACCGCGCGCTGGCGACTTCGTCCCCGTCTCCGGCGGGTGGGCCGACGCCTCGGACTACCTGCAGTACGTGACCACCTCGGCCAACGCCACCTTCGTCATGCTCAAGGCGGCGCGCGACTACCGGCGCGCCTTCGGCGATGCCTTCGCAGCCAACGGCGACCGCGGGGCCAACGGCGTGCGCGACATCCTCGACGAGGCGCGCCACGGGCTGCAATGGCTGGTGGCGATGTTCCCAAACGATCGGGAGCTGTACAACCAGCTCGGCGACGACCGCGACCACACCTTCAACGATCTCCCCACCACCGACTCGTCGGACTACGGCTGGGGGAAGGGGAAGGAGCGCGCGCTGTATCCGTGCACCGGACAACCACAGGGGCTCTTCAAGTACAAGAACCGGGCGACCGGCTACGCCTCCACCGCCGGCAAGGTTGCCGCGGCAATGGCGTTAGGCGCGCAGCTGCTCCGCGAGCGTGACTCCACCTTCGCCGACACGCTCGCGCGCAAGGCGGCGGCGGCCTACGCCCTCGGCGTCGAGTTTCCCGGCGCCTGCCAGACCGCGCCGGGGCGCGCGCCATACTTCTACGAAGAGGACAACTGGGTCGACGACATGGAGCTGGGGGCGTCGCAGCTCTTTGCCCTCACGCGCGACGCGCGCTACCTGCGCGACGGCCTCGCGTATGCGGCGAAAGAGCCTGTTACCCCGTGGATGGGAGCCGACACCGCGCGCCACTACCAATGGTACCCGTGGTTCAACAGCGGGCACCACGAGCTGTGGCGCGTGAGCCGCGGCGCCGATCGCCAGGCGATGATCGACTACTATCGCCGTGGGCTCGAAGCCGTCGTCGCGCGCGCCGGCAACGGCTTCCGCGTCGGGATTCCCTTCATCTGGTGCTCCAACAACCTCATGGCCTCGTTTGCCACGCAGGCCATGCTCTTCCGCCAGATGAGCGGCGACACGCGCTTTCGCCCCTATGAACAGGCGGCGCTCGACTGGCTCTTCGGCACCAACCCATGGGGCGTCTCCATGGTCGTCGGCATCCCCGACGACGGTCGTTATGCACGCGATCCGCACTCCGACATCGCGCGCGCTCTCAAGGTGCGGCTGACGGGCGGGCTCCTCGATGGCCCAGTGTATCGCTCCATCTTCCAGAACCTGATGTACATCCGGCTGCTCGAGCCGGACGAGTACGCGCCGTTCAACACCGGCTTCATCGTCTACCACGATGACTACGGCGACTACTCGACGAATGAGCCGATCATGGATGGGACGGCGAACCTTACGTATCTGCTGGCGGCGGTGGGGGGGCGGTAG
- a CDS encoding PIG-L family deacetylase, giving the protein MLEPYVVARIARRARITRLLLLAAIALPGGTHAQAAASAAPARTILAIGAHAGDMELTTGAVLAGARARGDRVVLLHLTLGEGGNPALTPAAYGEQKRREALAVAQALGAEVRFAPYRDGELPNDDATRRWVADQIREVRPTHVFTHWKDGMHKDHITASAVVRDAVLLASLAGVVTDHPAWRGVRAVWYADNWEDAAGFIPFVYVAVSDAFERWRDAVARYEFVHGKTSGFPYLEYYSALATVRGAVAGKGRAVAFAIEPFGQRRVLDSLP; this is encoded by the coding sequence ATGCTCGAACCGTACGTGGTCGCACGAATCGCGCGCCGCGCGCGCATCACGCGGTTACTGCTTCTTGCAGCCATCGCACTCCCCGGGGGAACGCATGCGCAGGCCGCGGCGAGTGCCGCGCCTGCACGTACCATCCTGGCCATCGGCGCGCACGCCGGCGACATGGAGCTCACCACCGGCGCCGTGCTGGCCGGTGCGCGCGCTCGCGGCGATCGCGTCGTCCTCCTCCACCTCACGCTGGGGGAAGGAGGGAACCCGGCGCTCACGCCGGCCGCGTACGGCGAACAGAAGCGGCGCGAGGCACTGGCGGTGGCGCAGGCGTTAGGCGCCGAGGTGCGATTCGCCCCTTATCGCGACGGCGAGCTTCCCAACGATGATGCCACGCGCCGCTGGGTCGCCGATCAGATCCGCGAGGTGCGTCCCACGCACGTCTTCACGCACTGGAAGGACGGGATGCACAAGGACCACATCACGGCGAGCGCGGTGGTGCGCGACGCCGTCCTCCTCGCCTCGCTGGCCGGCGTGGTCACCGACCATCCGGCGTGGCGCGGCGTGCGCGCTGTGTGGTACGCCGACAACTGGGAGGATGCGGCGGGCTTCATCCCGTTTGTCTACGTCGCCGTGAGCGATGCCTTCGAGCGGTGGCGCGATGCGGTGGCGCGCTACGAGTTCGTGCACGGGAAGACGTCGGGGTTCCCCTACCTGGAGTACTACAGTGCGCTGGCCACGGTGCGCGGGGCGGTGGCCGGGAAGGGGCGCGCGGTCGCCTTTGCCATCGAGCCGTTCGGGCAGCGGCGCGTGCTGGACTCGTTGCCATGA
- a CDS encoding sigma-70 family RNA polymerase sigma factor: MSQTDATEITRLLAALRGGDAHAGERIFPLVYDELRRVAGRILSGERADHTFNPTDLVHEAWLRLGLGAGSGVAVPAADRSHFVGITVRAMRQVLIDHARRRGANKRGAGAVRVTLGDSVGANRSSPEELLALFDAMERLGEVEMRLRQVVEYRYLGGLTEEETAEALGVTTRTVQRDWVKARAWLYRQLYADQEVR, encoded by the coding sequence ATGAGTCAGACCGACGCGACGGAGATCACGCGTCTGCTCGCCGCCCTGCGAGGTGGCGATGCCCACGCAGGCGAGCGGATCTTTCCGTTGGTGTACGACGAGCTGCGGCGAGTGGCGGGACGCATCCTGTCGGGCGAGCGCGCCGATCACACCTTCAATCCCACAGACCTGGTGCACGAGGCGTGGCTTCGCCTCGGGCTTGGCGCGGGCAGCGGCGTCGCGGTGCCCGCTGCAGACCGGTCGCACTTTGTGGGGATCACGGTGCGAGCGATGCGGCAGGTGCTGATCGACCACGCGCGCCGACGCGGAGCCAACAAGCGCGGTGCAGGGGCGGTGCGCGTCACGCTCGGCGACAGCGTGGGGGCAAACCGCTCGTCGCCCGAGGAGTTGCTGGCGCTGTTTGATGCGATGGAACGACTGGGCGAGGTGGAGATGCGCCTGCGCCAGGTGGTGGAGTATCGCTACCTGGGCGGGCTCACCGAGGAGGAGACGGCCGAGGCCCTCGGCGTCACGACACGCACCGTGCAGCGCGACTGGGTCAAGGCGCGCGCGTGGTTGTATCGCCAGCTCTACGCCGACCAGGAAGTGCGATGA
- a CDS encoding protein kinase, with the protein MSDTQRARRALSLFDAALEVPAEAREAWVARECAGDAALLREVLGLLDAAHRSDGILETNPVLGMEGGLAESLGAALDGRYTIEREIGRGGMATVFLAHERKHDRDVVIKVLDPAIAHLFGAERFLREVRIAATLAHPHIVPLIDSGEADGFLYYVMPWMEGETLRERMRHAPLAPDEARAILRDVAGALAFAHESGIIHRDLKPENVLLTAGHAYLLDFGIAKLLDEAPGALSITSPGLPLGTRRYMAPEQAVGAADVDARADVFAWGILGVETLTGIAVPPVGASAAASRLLATRPDIPVPLAALLQSCLSEQSVRRPDSMAEVVQRLDAIWSERPAPGEPTPGARAGARRKLWTVGVIGAVIIVAVVAAWQRDRTPVDEGPIAQPVAVSVLQNETGDSTLDVLGRFAGDWVTEGLQRVGAVRVVPWSDARHASERARAAGMPLVSSLQDELRAGTVVTGSIYRRRDSLHFHAQLIDSRSGRVVVSLPPVIVPIDSNEAGISQLRDRVMGAVASMRDERVAALPGFASSPPSFPAYQAFDVGFDHFLGQRYAEALTSFREAFGRDTTFTLALLMGARAAWNSDLFAVAESLVARARGQKRDLGVYHESSLRFLEALLAGDGAAARVAIQRAASTTANARANFDYAASLLNSGQAREARALLLAMNPDRGELRGWSSYWTQRAHAAYLLGEHGEALQAAREMARRYPDRRVAQVLQARALASAAALRQLDSSLTAWDSLPADVYWSQGAAMIVAGEELMRRGRTADGEAHARRGVTWLTNRLVALPTNRGHRYWIGSGLYDLGRYAEARPYFEGLAKEFPERLSFRGMAALSAARTGDRAAAARWLATPPPRERGALLLYEARLAAIDGDGERAITLLTDALEAGVDGFPWVPGLAFREFEPLERTARGRAILGAR; encoded by the coding sequence ATGAGCGACACGCAGCGCGCGCGCCGCGCCCTGTCGCTGTTCGACGCCGCCCTCGAGGTGCCGGCCGAGGCGCGCGAGGCGTGGGTCGCGCGCGAGTGCGCGGGCGACGCGGCCTTGCTGCGCGAGGTGCTGGGCCTGCTCGATGCGGCGCACCGCTCGGACGGGATCCTCGAGACCAATCCGGTGCTGGGGATGGAGGGCGGGTTGGCGGAGTCGTTAGGTGCGGCGCTCGACGGGCGCTACACCATCGAGCGCGAGATCGGGCGCGGCGGGATGGCGACGGTCTTCCTGGCGCACGAACGCAAGCACGACCGCGACGTCGTGATCAAGGTCCTCGATCCCGCCATCGCGCACCTGTTTGGCGCCGAGCGCTTCCTGCGCGAGGTGCGCATCGCGGCAACGCTGGCGCACCCGCACATCGTCCCGCTCATCGACTCGGGGGAGGCCGATGGCTTCCTCTACTACGTGATGCCGTGGATGGAGGGCGAGACGTTACGCGAGCGGATGCGCCACGCCCCGCTGGCGCCTGACGAGGCCCGGGCCATCCTGCGCGACGTGGCGGGCGCCCTGGCCTTCGCGCACGAGTCGGGGATCATCCATCGCGACCTCAAGCCGGAAAACGTCCTCCTCACCGCCGGTCACGCGTACCTCCTCGACTTCGGGATCGCCAAGCTGCTCGACGAGGCGCCGGGTGCGCTGTCCATCACGTCGCCGGGCTTGCCGTTAGGCACCCGCCGCTACATGGCCCCCGAGCAGGCCGTTGGTGCCGCCGACGTGGATGCACGCGCCGACGTCTTCGCGTGGGGGATCCTGGGGGTCGAGACGCTGACCGGGATCGCCGTCCCGCCGGTGGGTGCGTCGGCGGCAGCGTCGCGCCTGCTGGCGACGCGCCCCGACATCCCCGTGCCGCTGGCGGCGCTGCTGCAGTCTTGCCTCTCCGAACAGTCGGTGCGCCGTCCGGACAGCATGGCGGAAGTGGTGCAGCGCCTCGACGCCATCTGGTCCGAGCGACCGGCGCCGGGCGAGCCGACACCGGGTGCGCGCGCGGGCGCGCGCAGGAAGCTGTGGACAGTTGGAGTGATCGGCGCGGTGATCATCGTCGCCGTAGTGGCGGCCTGGCAGCGCGATCGCACACCCGTGGATGAGGGTCCCATCGCCCAGCCGGTCGCCGTGTCCGTCCTGCAGAACGAGACTGGCGACAGCACGCTCGACGTGCTGGGCCGCTTCGCCGGCGACTGGGTCACGGAGGGGCTGCAACGCGTTGGTGCGGTGCGCGTGGTGCCGTGGAGCGACGCGCGCCATGCGTCGGAACGTGCCCGGGCCGCCGGTATGCCGCTGGTGTCGTCGCTGCAGGACGAGCTGCGTGCGGGCACCGTCGTCACCGGCTCCATCTATCGCCGGCGCGACTCGCTCCACTTCCACGCGCAGCTCATCGACTCGCGCTCGGGGCGCGTGGTGGTCTCGCTCCCGCCGGTCATCGTCCCGATCGACAGCAACGAGGCGGGGATCTCGCAACTGCGCGACCGCGTGATGGGTGCGGTGGCATCGATGCGCGATGAGCGGGTCGCGGCGCTCCCCGGCTTCGCCAGCTCGCCGCCGTCGTTCCCCGCCTATCAGGCGTTCGACGTTGGCTTCGACCACTTCCTGGGGCAGCGTTATGCAGAGGCGCTGACGTCGTTCCGTGAGGCGTTCGGGCGCGACACGACCTTCACGCTCGCCCTCCTCATGGGGGCGCGCGCCGCCTGGAACAGCGATCTCTTTGCGGTGGCCGAGTCGCTGGTGGCGCGCGCGCGTGGGCAGAAACGCGACCTCGGCGTCTACCACGAGTCGTCGCTGCGCTTCCTCGAGGCGCTGCTCGCCGGCGACGGGGCGGCCGCGCGCGTGGCGATCCAGCGCGCCGCCTCCACCACGGCCAACGCGCGGGCCAACTTCGACTACGCCGCCTCGTTGCTCAACAGCGGCCAGGCGCGCGAGGCCCGTGCATTGCTGCTGGCGATGAACCCGGACCGCGGCGAGTTGCGTGGATGGAGTTCGTATTGGACGCAGCGCGCGCATGCTGCGTATCTGTTGGGCGAGCACGGCGAGGCGCTGCAGGCGGCGCGCGAGATGGCACGACGCTATCCCGACCGTCGCGTGGCGCAGGTGCTGCAAGCGCGCGCCCTGGCTTCGGCGGCGGCGCTGCGCCAGCTCGACTCGTCGCTGACGGCGTGGGACTCGCTCCCCGCCGACGTCTACTGGTCGCAAGGGGCGGCGATGATCGTGGCCGGCGAGGAGCTGATGCGGCGCGGACGTACCGCCGATGGCGAAGCGCACGCGCGGCGCGGCGTGACATGGCTGACGAACCGGCTCGTGGCGCTCCCCACCAATCGCGGGCATCGCTACTGGATCGGCTCGGGGCTGTACGACCTTGGTCGCTACGCCGAGGCGCGCCCGTACTTCGAGGGGTTGGCGAAGGAGTTTCCGGAGCGCCTGAGCTTCCGCGGGATGGCGGCGCTCTCCGCCGCGCGCACGGGAGATCGCGCGGCGGCGGCACGTTGGCTGGCGACGCCACCTCCACGTGAGCGCGGGGCGCTCCTGCTCTACGAGGCGCGGCTGGCGGCGATCGACGGCGATGGCGAGCGCGCCATCACCTTGCTCACCGATGCGCTCGAGGCAGGGGTCGACGGCTTCCCATGGGTCCCGGGGCTCGCCTTCCGCGAGTTCGAGCCGCTCGAGCGCACGGCGCGCGGTCGCGCCATACTCGGCGCCCGTTAG
- a CDS encoding helix-turn-helix transcriptional regulator, with protein MLSHHLIREARRRAGITQAELAERASTTQSAVARWESGRSLPSLEKLSELVECCGLEVAVSLTPVRDSDDQLLADRSADTYLARLEHLLAALPYEGGDLASDATGASDVPEHFAPLELLSALERHRVRYVLVGGLAAVLHGAPMLTTDVDIAPEGGSDNLRRLALALSEVGAVARGHHDPRAWTPDLSASGLARAALHRFETRHGGLDLLFQPTGTAGYDDLRQKALSVALGDVTVTVASLSDVIRSKEAAGRGDDRVTVPMLRRLQRLAARQRRSNA; from the coding sequence ATGCTCAGTCACCACCTCATTCGCGAAGCGCGCCGGCGCGCTGGCATTACCCAGGCCGAGCTCGCCGAACGCGCGAGCACGACGCAGTCGGCGGTCGCGCGGTGGGAGTCGGGGCGATCGCTCCCGTCGCTCGAAAAACTGAGCGAGCTGGTCGAGTGCTGCGGGCTCGAGGTGGCGGTCTCGCTCACCCCGGTGCGCGACTCCGATGACCAGCTTCTCGCCGACCGGAGCGCCGACACCTACCTGGCGCGGCTGGAGCATCTCCTCGCCGCCCTACCATATGAAGGGGGTGACTTGGCGTCGGACGCGACGGGGGCCTCGGATGTGCCGGAGCACTTCGCGCCGCTCGAGTTGCTCTCGGCGCTGGAGCGCCATCGCGTCCGCTACGTCCTCGTGGGCGGATTGGCCGCCGTGCTGCACGGGGCACCGATGCTCACCACCGACGTCGACATCGCCCCCGAAGGCGGAAGCGACAACCTGCGACGGCTGGCGCTCGCGTTATCGGAAGTCGGCGCGGTCGCGCGCGGCCACCATGATCCGCGTGCCTGGACGCCCGACCTCTCGGCGAGCGGGTTGGCGCGCGCCGCGCTCCACCGATTCGAGACTCGCCACGGCGGGCTCGACCTCCTCTTTCAACCCACGGGAACGGCGGGCTACGACGACCTGCGGCAAAAGGCGCTGTCCGTCGCGCTGGGAGACGTGACGGTGACGGTCGCCTCGCTGAGCGATGTAATTCGCTCCAAGGAGGCGGCCGGTCGGGGCGATGACCGCGTCACCGTGCCCATGCTCCGCCGGCTGCAACGCCTCGCCGCACGCCAACGCCGGAGCAACGCATGA
- a CDS encoding PadR family transcriptional regulator, which translates to MQPESLELLRGTLDLLILRAIQVDPTHGYGVLRWIERATGDELKIEEGSLYPALYRLQKRGWITSEWGLSENNRRARFYALTPVGRAQLAVEVDEFTRFARAIFRALDVTPTLAAGGTA; encoded by the coding sequence GTGCAGCCCGAATCGCTCGAACTCCTGCGCGGTACCCTCGACCTCCTGATCCTCCGCGCAATCCAGGTCGACCCCACCCACGGCTACGGCGTCCTCCGCTGGATCGAGCGCGCCACCGGCGACGAGCTCAAGATCGAGGAAGGCTCCCTCTACCCGGCCCTCTACCGCCTGCAGAAGCGTGGGTGGATCACCTCAGAATGGGGGCTCTCGGAGAACAACCGGCGCGCGCGGTTCTACGCGCTCACCCCCGTCGGGCGCGCCCAGCTCGCGGTAGAGGTCGATGAATTCACGCGCTTCGCCCGCGCGATCTTTCGCGCCCTCGACGTGACGCCGACGCTCGCGGCCGGGGGGACGGCATGA